In Polyangia bacterium, the genomic stretch CGGGTTCCAGCCGCTCCCAGGCCAGGCGCGGGCGCAACAGGCGATCCCCGATAGCCGCGCCCTCAACGGTCTTGCGCAGGTCCTTGAAGACATACAGCACCACGCCGTCGTCGGTGACTTCGGGCTCGCCGTCATAGTCGACCATCAGGCGGGTCACTTCCTCTTCGGCGCGGGCAAAGTCCCAGCCCATCAAGCGCACCAGGTCGGCGGCAGCGATGCGCCCGTCATTGCCGCGAATGAATGACAGGAGCTCTTTTTCGTCGCGCAAGGGATCCACGGCCGGCAGCGGCGGGCCGAAGACGAAGGCGAACACGCTCTTGTAAAAAGGCGGTTGCCGCGGGCGCGCCGGCGCCCGGCCGTAGGGATCGGGATTGCCACCGATGCCCCAGCCCCAGATCCAGAACAGGCCGCCAAAGCCGCCCCGATCGTCATCGTCGCGATCGTTGCTGCGCGCAAAGACCAGGGCGATCAACATGGCCACGAACGCCGTGAAATAGACCACCAGCGTGCCCATGATCGTCACCTTGAACAGGAACGAAAATCCCTTCCACAGGACGTTGCCGATGGCCGCCGCGCGCTCGCGAAAAGGGACGGCGTCGCGGCGTTCGAATTGGGGATCGAATTGATAAAGCAGCTCGCCGCTCTCGGTGGCGCTGAGGTGGCTGCGATATTCTTTCAACAGCAGCGTCAGGCCACGTTGGGTCTCGTCCTGGGGCAGGCCCGACGCAGCCATGGCATCGGCGCGCGTAAGCTGGCCGTTTCGCCCGCGCAGCGCTTCCAGCAGGACCGTCTTGGCGCGCTGGTCGGTGTATCCCTTCTTCTCGATGGTCGGTTCAGCAGTGGCTGTCGCACGCGGCATCCTTGATCACTTGTCTCAGGAACGGCCGCAGCGCAAGCCCGGAGAAACCGGAGCGTGTACACTGATTGCGGTGGACGAGTCCGAATCAGCCGCTGACAGCGACTGGCCGGCTGGCCTGGTGGCCGTAGGCGGCACGCTGGATCCCGATCGCTTGCTGTCGGCGTACCGGGTGGGCGTGTTTCCCTGGTCGTCGGATCCGATGCTGACCTGGTGGTCGCCCGATCCCCGCGCGGTGTTCGACCTGGACGCCTTCCACCCCCACCGCACGGTGGCCCGCACGGCGCGCCGCTGCGGCTGGACGTTCGCCATCGATCGCGATTTTGCCGGCGTCATGCGGGCCTGCGCGGCGGCCACCGACGATCGCCCGGGCACGTGGATCACCGAGGAATTCATCCATTCGTACAGCGAGCTTTTTCGCCGCGGCCACGCCCACAGCGTCGAGGTCTACGAAGGCGACGAGCTGGTCGGCGGCCTTTACGGCGTGACCATCGGCGCCTTCTTCGGGGGCGAATCGATGTTCCACCGCCGCACCGACGCGTCGAAGGCGGCGGTTTCGTTCCTGGTGGAACGGCTGCGCGCCGGGGGTTTTCTGCTGCTGGACGCGCAGATGCCCACGCCGCACCTGGAACGCCTGGGCGCCACCACGCTGCCGCGCGACGAATACTTGGCCCAGTTGCGTCGGGCGCTAACCGTCCAGGCTACGCTGTCGGCACCTTGATGGGACCCGAACCGAGCGCGTCGCGCACGCAGACCCGGTTGCGTCCGCCGCGCTTGGCTCGATACATGGTCTCGTCGGCCAGCGCCACCAGATCGGACGCGCTTTGCACGCCCGGGTCGGGCATGTGTGCCACGCCGACGCTGATGGTCACCGGGATCGACTTGCCCTCGAACATGAAGCGGTGGCCTTCGATCACGGCCCGCAGGCGTTCGGCCAGCAGAGCAGCGTCGCGCAGATCGGTCTCGCGGCAGATGACGGCGAACTCCTCGCCGCCGTAGCGGGCGAAGATGTCCTCGCCGCGCAGCGATTCGACGGCCACCGCCGACAGCTCGGAAAGGACGGCGTCGCCGCCGGGGTGGCCGTGCGTGTCGTTGATGCGCTTGAAATGATCGATGTCGATGAAGATCAAGCTCAGCGGCGATCGCTGCCGCTGCGAATAGGTCACCTCGGTTTCCAGGCGCTCGCCGAAGTAGCGTTTGTTGAACGCCTTGGTCAGGCCATCGCGCAGCGCCGATTCGGACAGCTGGCGCTGGAACGCCTCGTCCAGTTTGTCGTGATAGGTGAACTTCAGGATGGTCGCCGACCCCAGCAGGATCTTGTCGCCGTCGGCCAGGATCTGCTCCTTGACGCGGACGCCGTTGCAGAACGTCCCGTTGGTCGAACCCAGATCTTCAAGGATGATGTGGTCTGGCTCGCGCACGAGCTGGGCGTGCTCGCGGGAGATCCCCTCGTCGACCAGACGAACATCTGCTTTGTCGCCGCGGCCGAGGACGGTCTTGTCCTTCTCGATGAGGTACATCTCGCCCATGCAGGACCCGGCCAGCACCAACAGGTAGGCGTGGTCGACGTCATTGGGTTCGCTGTTGGCGGGAGGGTGCGCGGTCCGGGTGGTGTCCTCCAGCGGATTGCGCGCGCGCGAAGACGGCATTTTGATATTTTAGCCGTTGGCGGTCGCACCTTGCAAACCCTCGTCGGAACTAGCGGTTACAGCTATGCCCCCTGGAAGGGGCGTTTTTATCCCCAAAAGATTGCCGCGGCCGAGATGCTGCCCTACTACGCCGGCCATTTCCCGACTGTCGAGATCAACAATACCTTCTATCGCATGCCGACCGCTGACCTGCTGCGCACCTGGGCCGGGCAGACGCCGGACAGCTTTCGTTTCGTCCTGAAAAGTCCGCGGCGAATCACCCACGAAAAAAAATTGAGCGTCGACGGTGACGAGGTGGCGCGGCTTTACGAGGTGGCGACGGCGCTCGGTGAAAAACTGGGACCGGTGCTGTTTCAGCTGCCGCCGTTCATGCGCAAGGACACCGGCAAACTGACGGCATTTCTGGCCCAATTGCCGCCCACCGCGCG encodes the following:
- the aat gene encoding leucyl/phenylalanyl-tRNA--protein transferase, with amino-acid sequence MDESESAADSDWPAGLVAVGGTLDPDRLLSAYRVGVFPWSSDPMLTWWSPDPRAVFDLDAFHPHRTVARTARRCGWTFAIDRDFAGVMRACAAATDDRPGTWITEEFIHSYSELFRRGHAHSVEVYEGDELVGGLYGVTIGAFFGGESMFHRRTDASKAAVSFLVERLRAGGFLLLDAQMPTPHLERLGATTLPRDEYLAQLRRALTVQATLSAP
- a CDS encoding GGDEF domain-containing protein; amino-acid sequence: MPSSRARNPLEDTTRTAHPPANSEPNDVDHAYLLVLAGSCMGEMYLIEKDKTVLGRGDKADVRLVDEGISREHAQLVREPDHIILEDLGSTNGTFCNGVRVKEQILADGDKILLGSATILKFTYHDKLDEAFQRQLSESALRDGLTKAFNKRYFGERLETEVTYSQRQRSPLSLIFIDIDHFKRINDTHGHPGGDAVLSELSAVAVESLRGEDIFARYGGEEFAVICRETDLRDAALLAERLRAVIEGHRFMFEGKSIPVTISVGVAHMPDPGVQSASDLVALADETMYRAKRGGRNRVCVRDALGSGPIKVPTA
- a CDS encoding DUF72 domain-containing protein; the protein is MQTLVGTSGYSYAPWKGRFYPQKIAAAEMLPYYAGHFPTVEINNTFYRMPTADLLRTWAGQTPDSFRFVLKSPRRITHEKKLSVDGDEVARLYEVATALGEKLGPVLFQLPPFMRKDTGKLTAFLAQLPPTARAAFEFRHESWFVPEVFEALRARDAALCIAEADDFATPLEATASWGYLRLRRQDYDDAALGNWASRISGQTWNQAYVFLKHEDEGRGPVLAKKLIELLGSGANG